A genome region from Drosophila simulans strain w501 chromosome 2R, Prin_Dsim_3.1, whole genome shotgun sequence includes the following:
- the LOC6734687 gene encoding ATP-citrate synthase isoform X2: protein MSAKAITEASGKDILNRHLNTHGAGAATCRFATVNSTTDWSKLAVDHPWLLTTPLVCKPDQLIKRRGKLGLIGVKKNFEQVKQWIGERLNKDQKIGNAVGKLRNFIIEPFVPHTDAEEMYVCIYSHRAADTILFYHQGGVDIGDVDAKAVKLDVPVNSSLSLADVKSKLLKEVKDAGTKERIAKFVSALYTTYVDLYFTYLEINPLVVTADNLYILDLAAKLDSTADFICRPKWGEIDYPPPFGRDAYPEEAYIADLDAKSGASLKLTILNRNGRIWTMVAGGGASVIYSDTICDLGGASELANYGEYSGAPSEQQTYEYAKTILNLMTSSPKHPDGKVLITGGGIANFTNVAATFQGIITALREFQPKLVEHNVSIFVRRAGPNYQEGLRKMRDFGSTLGIPLHVFGPETHMTAICGMALGKRPIPQTASVEFSTANFLLPGGQQAQADLKAASDASEALGSGSADEADSAAISGAQRNGSSLNRKFFSNTTKAIVWGMQQRAVQSMLDFDFICRRDEPSVVAMVYPFTGDHKQKYYWGHKEILIPVYKKMSDAIHKHKEVDVMVNFASMRSAYESTLEVLEFPQIRTVAIIAEGIPENMTRKLIIEADKKGVAIIGPATVGGVKPGCFKIGNTGGMLDNILHSKLYRPGSVAYVSRSGGMSNELNNIISKATDGVIEGIAIGGDRYPGSTFMDHILRYQADPETKLIVLLGEVGGTEEYDVCAALKDGRITKPLVAWCIGTCASMFTSEVQFGHAGSCANSDRETATAKNKGLRDAGAYVPDSFDTLGELIHHVYGELVKTGRVVPKEEVPPPTVPMDYSWARELGLIRKPASFMTSICDERGQELIYAGMPISEVLSKDVGIGGVISLLWFQRCLPSYVCKFFEMCLMVTADHGPAVSGAHNTIVCARAGKDLVSSVVSGLLTIGDRFGGALDGSARQFSEAYDTNLHPMEFVNKMRKEGKLILGIGHRVKSINNPDVRVKIIKEFVLENFPACPLLKYALEVEKITTNKKPNLILNVDGVIATAFVDMLRNSGSFTSEEAQEYINVGAINSLFVLGRSIGFIGHYMDQKRLKQGLYRHPWDDISYVIPEQYN from the exons ATGTCGGCGAAAGCAATCACCGAGGCCTCTGGCAAGGACATCCTGAACCGCCATCTCAACACCCATGGCGCCGGCGCGGCCACTTGCCGTTTTGCCACAGTAAACTCCACGACAGATTGGTCCAAGCTCGCCGTTGACCATCCCTGGCTGCTGACCACG CCGCTGGTGTGCAAGCCCGATCAACTTATCAAGCGCCGTGGAAAGCTGGGACTAATTGGCGTCAAGAAGAATTTCGAGCAGGTGAAGCAGTGGATTGGCGAGCGCCTCAACAAGGACCAGAAGATCGGAAATGCCGTGGGAAAGCTTAGGAACTTTATCATCGAGCCTTTTGTGCCCCACACGGAT GCTGAGGAGATGTACGTGTGCATCTACTCGCACCGCGCCGCAGACACCATTCTGTTCTACCACCAGGGTGGCGTGGATATTGGGGATGTGGATGCTAAGGCCGTGAAGTTGGACGTACCTGTGAACTCCTCTCTGTCGTTAGCCGACGTGAAGAGCAAGCTGTTGAAGGAGGTCAAGGACGCGGGCACCAAGGAGCGCATTGCCAAGTTTGTCAGCGCATTGTACACGACCTATGTAGACCTATACTTCACATATCTGGAGATTAACCCGCTGGTGGTGACAGCCGACAATTTGTACATCTTGGATTTGGCGGCAAAATTGGATTCGACAGCTGATTTCATCTGCCGTCCCAAATGGGGCGAGATTGACTATCCCCCTCCGTTTGGTCGAGATGCATATCCCGAGGAGGCCTACATCGCCGACCTGGACGCCAAGAGCGGAGCTTCGCTGAAGCTGACGATCCTTAATCGTAATGGTCGCATCTGGACGATGGTGGCGGGCGGTGGCGCCAGTGTTATTTACTCGGACACCATCTGCGATTTGGGTGGTGCCTCCGAGCTGGCCAATTATGGCGAATACAGTGGAGCTCCATCGGAACAGCAGACGTACGAGTACGCAAAGACGATTCTCAACCTGATGACCTCCTCGCCAAAGCATCCCGATGGCAAAGTGCTGATTACCGGAGGAGGCATTGCGAACTTTACCAATGTTGCTGCGACCTTCCAAG GCATCATCACCGCCCTGCGCGAATTCCAGCCGAAGCTAGTCGAACACAATGTATCGATCTTTGTGCGACGCGCTGGACCCAACTATCAGGAGGGTCTTCGAAAGATGCGCGACTTTGGCAGCACCCTGGGCATCCCACTGCATGTTTTCGGACCCGAGACCCACATGACCGCTATTTGCGGAATGGCTCTGGGCAAGCGACCCATTCCTCAAACGGCAAGCGTTGAGTTCTCGACGGCAAACTTTCTGCTGCCCGGTGGACAGCAGGCGCAGGCCGATCTCAAGGCGGCCAGCGATGCCTCTGAGGCGTTGGGCTCCGGTTCCG CAGATGAGGCCGACAGCGCGGCCATATCCGGTGCTCAGCGCAACGGATCGAGTCTGAACCGAAAGTTCTTCTCCAACACCACCAAGGCGATTGTGTGGGGCATGCAGCAGCGGGCGGTGCAGTCGATGCTCGACTTTGACTTTATCTGCAG ACGCGATGAACCTTCTGTGGTGGCAATGGTATATCCTTTCACCGGCGATCATAAGCAGAAGTACTACTGGGGTCACAAGGAAATTCTGATTCCTGTCTACAAGAAAATGTCGGACGCCATTCATAAGCACAAGGAGGTCGACGTTATGGTCAACTTTGCTTCCATGCGCAGTGCATACGAATCGACGCTAGAGGTGCTCGAATTCCCCCAGATCCGGACGGTGGCCATCATCGCTGAGGGCATTCCGGAAAACATGACTCGCAAGCTTATTATTGAGGCGGATAAGAAGGGAGTGGCAATCATTGGACCAGCAACCGTGGGTGGCGTTAAGCCCGGTTGCTTTAAGATTGGCAACACCGGCGGTATGCTGGACAACATCCTGCACTCGAAGCTCTACCGTCCAGGCAGTGTTGCGTACGTTTCGCGCTCCGGAGGAATGTCCAATGAGCTGAACAATATTATCTCAAAGGCCACCGACGGCGTAATTGAGGGAATTGCCATTGGAGGAGATAGGTACCCAGGCTCCACTTTTATGGATCACATTCTGCGGTATCAAGCCGATCCGGAGACCAAGCTGATCGTCCTTCTGGGAGAGGTTGGTGGAACCGAGGAGTACGACGTTTGTGCCGCTCTGAAGGACGGACGTATTACCAAGCCTCTGGTGGCCTGGTGCATTGGTACCTGCGCCAGCATGTTCACTTCGGAAGTCCAGTTTGGACATGCCGGATCCTGCGCGAACTCCGATCGGGAGACGGCAACAGCCAAGAACAAGGGCCTGCGAGATGCCGGCGCCTACGTTCCAGATTCGTTCGACACGCTGGGTGAACTTATCCACCACGTGTACGGCGAGCTGGTAAAGACTGGTCGGGTAGTGCCGAAGGAGGAGGTGCCACCACCAACTGTGCCCATGGATTACTCGTGGGCCCGCGAGCTGGGTCTTATTCGCAAGCCCGCGTCATTCATGACGTCGATCTGCGACGAGCGTGGCCAGGAGCTGATCTACGCAGGAATGCCGATCAGCGAGGTCCTTAGCAAGGACGTCGGCATTGGCGGTGTCATCTCACTGCTATGGTTCCAGCGCTGCCTGCCTTCCTACGTGTGCAAGTTCTTCGAGATGTGCCTGATGGTCACTGCAGATCACGGTCCCGCAGTTTCTGGGGCTCACAACACCATTGTGTGCGCCCGTGCTGGAAAGGACCTGGTGTCCTCAGTCGTTAGCGGTCTCCTGACCATC GGGGATCGATTTGGAGGCGCTCTGGACGGATCGGCTCGACAGTTCTCTGAGGCATACGACACCAACCTGCACCCAATGGAGTTCGTAAACAAGATGCGCAAAGAGGGCAAGCTTATCCTGGGTATTGGCCACCGTGTAAAGTCCATTAATAACCCCGATGTGCGCGTGAAGATCATTAAGGAATTCGTGCTGGAGAACTTCCCTGCGTGTCCACTTCTCAAATACGCCTTGGAGGTGGAGAAGATTACCACCAACAAGAAACCGAATCTTATCCTCAATGTGGACGGTGTGATAGCCACCGCATTCGTGGACATGCTGCGTAACAGCGGCTCCTTTACCAG TGAGGAAGCACAGGAGTACATTAATGTCGGCGCAATCAACTCGTTGTTCGTTCTGGGTCGCAGCATAGGATTTATTGGCCACTACATGGACCAGAAACGTCTCAAACAGGGCCTGTACCGTCATCCGTGGGACGACATCTCATACGTCATTCCCGAGCAGTACAACTAA
- the LOC6734687 gene encoding ATP-citrate synthase isoform X3, translating into MSAKAITEASGKDILNRHLNTHGAGAATCRFATVNSTTDWSKLAVDHPWLLTTPLVCKPDQLIKRRGKLGLIGVKKNFEQVKQWIGERLNKDQKIGNAVGKLRNFIIEPFVPHTDAEEMYVCIYSHRAADTILFYHQGGVDIGDVDAKAVKLDVPVNSSLSLADVKSKLLKEVKDAGTKERIAKFVSALYTTYVDLYFTYLEINPLVVTADNLYILDLAAKLDSTADFICRPKWGEIDYPPPFGRDAYPEEAYIADLDAKSGASLKLTILNRNGRIWTMVAGGGASVIYSDTICDLGGASELANYGEYSGAPSEQQTYEYAKTILNLMTSSPKHPDGKVLITGGGIANFTNVAATFQGIITALREFQPKLVEHNVSIFVRRAGPNYQEGLRKMRDFGSTLGIPLHVFGPETHMTAICGMALGKRPIPQTASVEFSTANFLLPGGQQAQADLKAASDASEALGSGSDEADSAAISGAQRNGSSLNRKFFSNTTKAIVWGMQQRAVQSMLDFDFICRRDEPSVVAMVYPFTGDHKQKYYWGHKEILIPVYKKMSDAIHKHKEVDVMVNFASMRSAYESTLEVLEFPQIRTVAIIAEGIPENMTRKLIIEADKKGVAIIGPATVGGVKPGCFKIGNTGGMLDNILHSKLYRPGSVAYVSRSGGMSNELNNIISKATDGVIEGIAIGGDRYPGSTFMDHILRYQADPETKLIVLLGEVGGTEEYDVCAALKDGRITKPLVAWCIGTCASMFTSEVQFGHAGSCANSDRETATAKNKGLRDAGAYVPDSFDTLGELIHHVYGELVKTGRVVPKEEVPPPTVPMDYSWARELGLIRKPASFMTSICDERGQELIYAGMPISEVLSKDVGIGGVISLLWFQRCLPSYVCKFFEMCLMVTADHGPAVSGAHNTIVCARAGKDLVSSVVSGLLTIGDRFGGALDGSARQFSEAYDTNLHPMEFVNKMRKEGKLILGIGHRVKSINNPDVRVKIIKEFVLENFPACPLLKYALEVEKITTNKKPNLILNVDGVIATAFVDMLRNSGSFTSEEAQEYINVGAINSLFVLGRSIGFIGHYMDQKRLKQGLYRHPWDDISYVIPEQYN; encoded by the exons ATGTCGGCGAAAGCAATCACCGAGGCCTCTGGCAAGGACATCCTGAACCGCCATCTCAACACCCATGGCGCCGGCGCGGCCACTTGCCGTTTTGCCACAGTAAACTCCACGACAGATTGGTCCAAGCTCGCCGTTGACCATCCCTGGCTGCTGACCACG CCGCTGGTGTGCAAGCCCGATCAACTTATCAAGCGCCGTGGAAAGCTGGGACTAATTGGCGTCAAGAAGAATTTCGAGCAGGTGAAGCAGTGGATTGGCGAGCGCCTCAACAAGGACCAGAAGATCGGAAATGCCGTGGGAAAGCTTAGGAACTTTATCATCGAGCCTTTTGTGCCCCACACGGAT GCTGAGGAGATGTACGTGTGCATCTACTCGCACCGCGCCGCAGACACCATTCTGTTCTACCACCAGGGTGGCGTGGATATTGGGGATGTGGATGCTAAGGCCGTGAAGTTGGACGTACCTGTGAACTCCTCTCTGTCGTTAGCCGACGTGAAGAGCAAGCTGTTGAAGGAGGTCAAGGACGCGGGCACCAAGGAGCGCATTGCCAAGTTTGTCAGCGCATTGTACACGACCTATGTAGACCTATACTTCACATATCTGGAGATTAACCCGCTGGTGGTGACAGCCGACAATTTGTACATCTTGGATTTGGCGGCAAAATTGGATTCGACAGCTGATTTCATCTGCCGTCCCAAATGGGGCGAGATTGACTATCCCCCTCCGTTTGGTCGAGATGCATATCCCGAGGAGGCCTACATCGCCGACCTGGACGCCAAGAGCGGAGCTTCGCTGAAGCTGACGATCCTTAATCGTAATGGTCGCATCTGGACGATGGTGGCGGGCGGTGGCGCCAGTGTTATTTACTCGGACACCATCTGCGATTTGGGTGGTGCCTCCGAGCTGGCCAATTATGGCGAATACAGTGGAGCTCCATCGGAACAGCAGACGTACGAGTACGCAAAGACGATTCTCAACCTGATGACCTCCTCGCCAAAGCATCCCGATGGCAAAGTGCTGATTACCGGAGGAGGCATTGCGAACTTTACCAATGTTGCTGCGACCTTCCAAG GCATCATCACCGCCCTGCGCGAATTCCAGCCGAAGCTAGTCGAACACAATGTATCGATCTTTGTGCGACGCGCTGGACCCAACTATCAGGAGGGTCTTCGAAAGATGCGCGACTTTGGCAGCACCCTGGGCATCCCACTGCATGTTTTCGGACCCGAGACCCACATGACCGCTATTTGCGGAATGGCTCTGGGCAAGCGACCCATTCCTCAAACGGCAAGCGTTGAGTTCTCGACGGCAAACTTTCTGCTGCCCGGTGGACAGCAGGCGCAGGCCGATCTCAAGGCGGCCAGCGATGCCTCTGAGGCGTTGGGCTCCGGTTCCG ATGAGGCCGACAGCGCGGCCATATCCGGTGCTCAGCGCAACGGATCGAGTCTGAACCGAAAGTTCTTCTCCAACACCACCAAGGCGATTGTGTGGGGCATGCAGCAGCGGGCGGTGCAGTCGATGCTCGACTTTGACTTTATCTGCAG ACGCGATGAACCTTCTGTGGTGGCAATGGTATATCCTTTCACCGGCGATCATAAGCAGAAGTACTACTGGGGTCACAAGGAAATTCTGATTCCTGTCTACAAGAAAATGTCGGACGCCATTCATAAGCACAAGGAGGTCGACGTTATGGTCAACTTTGCTTCCATGCGCAGTGCATACGAATCGACGCTAGAGGTGCTCGAATTCCCCCAGATCCGGACGGTGGCCATCATCGCTGAGGGCATTCCGGAAAACATGACTCGCAAGCTTATTATTGAGGCGGATAAGAAGGGAGTGGCAATCATTGGACCAGCAACCGTGGGTGGCGTTAAGCCCGGTTGCTTTAAGATTGGCAACACCGGCGGTATGCTGGACAACATCCTGCACTCGAAGCTCTACCGTCCAGGCAGTGTTGCGTACGTTTCGCGCTCCGGAGGAATGTCCAATGAGCTGAACAATATTATCTCAAAGGCCACCGACGGCGTAATTGAGGGAATTGCCATTGGAGGAGATAGGTACCCAGGCTCCACTTTTATGGATCACATTCTGCGGTATCAAGCCGATCCGGAGACCAAGCTGATCGTCCTTCTGGGAGAGGTTGGTGGAACCGAGGAGTACGACGTTTGTGCCGCTCTGAAGGACGGACGTATTACCAAGCCTCTGGTGGCCTGGTGCATTGGTACCTGCGCCAGCATGTTCACTTCGGAAGTCCAGTTTGGACATGCCGGATCCTGCGCGAACTCCGATCGGGAGACGGCAACAGCCAAGAACAAGGGCCTGCGAGATGCCGGCGCCTACGTTCCAGATTCGTTCGACACGCTGGGTGAACTTATCCACCACGTGTACGGCGAGCTGGTAAAGACTGGTCGGGTAGTGCCGAAGGAGGAGGTGCCACCACCAACTGTGCCCATGGATTACTCGTGGGCCCGCGAGCTGGGTCTTATTCGCAAGCCCGCGTCATTCATGACGTCGATCTGCGACGAGCGTGGCCAGGAGCTGATCTACGCAGGAATGCCGATCAGCGAGGTCCTTAGCAAGGACGTCGGCATTGGCGGTGTCATCTCACTGCTATGGTTCCAGCGCTGCCTGCCTTCCTACGTGTGCAAGTTCTTCGAGATGTGCCTGATGGTCACTGCAGATCACGGTCCCGCAGTTTCTGGGGCTCACAACACCATTGTGTGCGCCCGTGCTGGAAAGGACCTGGTGTCCTCAGTCGTTAGCGGTCTCCTGACCATC GGGGATCGATTTGGAGGCGCTCTGGACGGATCGGCTCGACAGTTCTCTGAGGCATACGACACCAACCTGCACCCAATGGAGTTCGTAAACAAGATGCGCAAAGAGGGCAAGCTTATCCTGGGTATTGGCCACCGTGTAAAGTCCATTAATAACCCCGATGTGCGCGTGAAGATCATTAAGGAATTCGTGCTGGAGAACTTCCCTGCGTGTCCACTTCTCAAATACGCCTTGGAGGTGGAGAAGATTACCACCAACAAGAAACCGAATCTTATCCTCAATGTGGACGGTGTGATAGCCACCGCATTCGTGGACATGCTGCGTAACAGCGGCTCCTTTACCAG TGAGGAAGCACAGGAGTACATTAATGTCGGCGCAATCAACTCGTTGTTCGTTCTGGGTCGCAGCATAGGATTTATTGGCCACTACATGGACCAGAAACGTCTCAAACAGGGCCTGTACCGTCATCCGTGGGACGACATCTCATACGTCATTCCCGAGCAGTACAACTAA
- the LOC6734687 gene encoding ATP-citrate synthase isoform X1: MSAKAITEASGKDILNRHLNTHGAGAATCRFATVNSTTDWSKLAVDHPWLLTTPLVCKPDQLIKRRGKLGLIGVKKNFEQVKQWIGERLNKDQKIGNAVGKLRNFIIEPFVPHTDAEEMYVCIYSHRAADTILFYHQGGVDIGDVDAKAVKLDVPVNSSLSLADVKSKLLKEVKDAGTKERIAKFVSALYTTYVDLYFTYLEINPLVVTADNLYILDLAAKLDSTADFICRPKWGEIDYPPPFGRDAYPEEAYIADLDAKSGASLKLTILNRNGRIWTMVAGGGASVIYSDTICDLGGASELANYGEYSGAPSEQQTYEYAKTILNLMTSSPKHPDGKVLITGGGIANFTNVAATFQGIITALREFQPKLVEHNVSIFVRRAGPNYQEGLRKMRDFGSTLGIPLHVFGPETHMTAICGMALGKRPIPQTASVEFSTANFLLPGGQQAQADLKAASDASEALGSGSALSPTAAKPIKLPPISADEADSAAISGAQRNGSSLNRKFFSNTTKAIVWGMQQRAVQSMLDFDFICRRDEPSVVAMVYPFTGDHKQKYYWGHKEILIPVYKKMSDAIHKHKEVDVMVNFASMRSAYESTLEVLEFPQIRTVAIIAEGIPENMTRKLIIEADKKGVAIIGPATVGGVKPGCFKIGNTGGMLDNILHSKLYRPGSVAYVSRSGGMSNELNNIISKATDGVIEGIAIGGDRYPGSTFMDHILRYQADPETKLIVLLGEVGGTEEYDVCAALKDGRITKPLVAWCIGTCASMFTSEVQFGHAGSCANSDRETATAKNKGLRDAGAYVPDSFDTLGELIHHVYGELVKTGRVVPKEEVPPPTVPMDYSWARELGLIRKPASFMTSICDERGQELIYAGMPISEVLSKDVGIGGVISLLWFQRCLPSYVCKFFEMCLMVTADHGPAVSGAHNTIVCARAGKDLVSSVVSGLLTIGDRFGGALDGSARQFSEAYDTNLHPMEFVNKMRKEGKLILGIGHRVKSINNPDVRVKIIKEFVLENFPACPLLKYALEVEKITTNKKPNLILNVDGVIATAFVDMLRNSGSFTSEEAQEYINVGAINSLFVLGRSIGFIGHYMDQKRLKQGLYRHPWDDISYVIPEQYN, translated from the exons ATGTCGGCGAAAGCAATCACCGAGGCCTCTGGCAAGGACATCCTGAACCGCCATCTCAACACCCATGGCGCCGGCGCGGCCACTTGCCGTTTTGCCACAGTAAACTCCACGACAGATTGGTCCAAGCTCGCCGTTGACCATCCCTGGCTGCTGACCACG CCGCTGGTGTGCAAGCCCGATCAACTTATCAAGCGCCGTGGAAAGCTGGGACTAATTGGCGTCAAGAAGAATTTCGAGCAGGTGAAGCAGTGGATTGGCGAGCGCCTCAACAAGGACCAGAAGATCGGAAATGCCGTGGGAAAGCTTAGGAACTTTATCATCGAGCCTTTTGTGCCCCACACGGAT GCTGAGGAGATGTACGTGTGCATCTACTCGCACCGCGCCGCAGACACCATTCTGTTCTACCACCAGGGTGGCGTGGATATTGGGGATGTGGATGCTAAGGCCGTGAAGTTGGACGTACCTGTGAACTCCTCTCTGTCGTTAGCCGACGTGAAGAGCAAGCTGTTGAAGGAGGTCAAGGACGCGGGCACCAAGGAGCGCATTGCCAAGTTTGTCAGCGCATTGTACACGACCTATGTAGACCTATACTTCACATATCTGGAGATTAACCCGCTGGTGGTGACAGCCGACAATTTGTACATCTTGGATTTGGCGGCAAAATTGGATTCGACAGCTGATTTCATCTGCCGTCCCAAATGGGGCGAGATTGACTATCCCCCTCCGTTTGGTCGAGATGCATATCCCGAGGAGGCCTACATCGCCGACCTGGACGCCAAGAGCGGAGCTTCGCTGAAGCTGACGATCCTTAATCGTAATGGTCGCATCTGGACGATGGTGGCGGGCGGTGGCGCCAGTGTTATTTACTCGGACACCATCTGCGATTTGGGTGGTGCCTCCGAGCTGGCCAATTATGGCGAATACAGTGGAGCTCCATCGGAACAGCAGACGTACGAGTACGCAAAGACGATTCTCAACCTGATGACCTCCTCGCCAAAGCATCCCGATGGCAAAGTGCTGATTACCGGAGGAGGCATTGCGAACTTTACCAATGTTGCTGCGACCTTCCAAG GCATCATCACCGCCCTGCGCGAATTCCAGCCGAAGCTAGTCGAACACAATGTATCGATCTTTGTGCGACGCGCTGGACCCAACTATCAGGAGGGTCTTCGAAAGATGCGCGACTTTGGCAGCACCCTGGGCATCCCACTGCATGTTTTCGGACCCGAGACCCACATGACCGCTATTTGCGGAATGGCTCTGGGCAAGCGACCCATTCCTCAAACGGCAAGCGTTGAGTTCTCGACGGCAAACTTTCTGCTGCCCGGTGGACAGCAGGCGCAGGCCGATCTCAAGGCGGCCAGCGATGCCTCTGAGGCGTTGGGCTCCGGTTCCG CTCTGAGCCCGACCGCAGCTAAACCGATTAAACTACCACCTATCTCAGCAGATGAGGCCGACAGCGCGGCCATATCCGGTGCTCAGCGCAACGGATCGAGTCTGAACCGAAAGTTCTTCTCCAACACCACCAAGGCGATTGTGTGGGGCATGCAGCAGCGGGCGGTGCAGTCGATGCTCGACTTTGACTTTATCTGCAG ACGCGATGAACCTTCTGTGGTGGCAATGGTATATCCTTTCACCGGCGATCATAAGCAGAAGTACTACTGGGGTCACAAGGAAATTCTGATTCCTGTCTACAAGAAAATGTCGGACGCCATTCATAAGCACAAGGAGGTCGACGTTATGGTCAACTTTGCTTCCATGCGCAGTGCATACGAATCGACGCTAGAGGTGCTCGAATTCCCCCAGATCCGGACGGTGGCCATCATCGCTGAGGGCATTCCGGAAAACATGACTCGCAAGCTTATTATTGAGGCGGATAAGAAGGGAGTGGCAATCATTGGACCAGCAACCGTGGGTGGCGTTAAGCCCGGTTGCTTTAAGATTGGCAACACCGGCGGTATGCTGGACAACATCCTGCACTCGAAGCTCTACCGTCCAGGCAGTGTTGCGTACGTTTCGCGCTCCGGAGGAATGTCCAATGAGCTGAACAATATTATCTCAAAGGCCACCGACGGCGTAATTGAGGGAATTGCCATTGGAGGAGATAGGTACCCAGGCTCCACTTTTATGGATCACATTCTGCGGTATCAAGCCGATCCGGAGACCAAGCTGATCGTCCTTCTGGGAGAGGTTGGTGGAACCGAGGAGTACGACGTTTGTGCCGCTCTGAAGGACGGACGTATTACCAAGCCTCTGGTGGCCTGGTGCATTGGTACCTGCGCCAGCATGTTCACTTCGGAAGTCCAGTTTGGACATGCCGGATCCTGCGCGAACTCCGATCGGGAGACGGCAACAGCCAAGAACAAGGGCCTGCGAGATGCCGGCGCCTACGTTCCAGATTCGTTCGACACGCTGGGTGAACTTATCCACCACGTGTACGGCGAGCTGGTAAAGACTGGTCGGGTAGTGCCGAAGGAGGAGGTGCCACCACCAACTGTGCCCATGGATTACTCGTGGGCCCGCGAGCTGGGTCTTATTCGCAAGCCCGCGTCATTCATGACGTCGATCTGCGACGAGCGTGGCCAGGAGCTGATCTACGCAGGAATGCCGATCAGCGAGGTCCTTAGCAAGGACGTCGGCATTGGCGGTGTCATCTCACTGCTATGGTTCCAGCGCTGCCTGCCTTCCTACGTGTGCAAGTTCTTCGAGATGTGCCTGATGGTCACTGCAGATCACGGTCCCGCAGTTTCTGGGGCTCACAACACCATTGTGTGCGCCCGTGCTGGAAAGGACCTGGTGTCCTCAGTCGTTAGCGGTCTCCTGACCATC GGGGATCGATTTGGAGGCGCTCTGGACGGATCGGCTCGACAGTTCTCTGAGGCATACGACACCAACCTGCACCCAATGGAGTTCGTAAACAAGATGCGCAAAGAGGGCAAGCTTATCCTGGGTATTGGCCACCGTGTAAAGTCCATTAATAACCCCGATGTGCGCGTGAAGATCATTAAGGAATTCGTGCTGGAGAACTTCCCTGCGTGTCCACTTCTCAAATACGCCTTGGAGGTGGAGAAGATTACCACCAACAAGAAACCGAATCTTATCCTCAATGTGGACGGTGTGATAGCCACCGCATTCGTGGACATGCTGCGTAACAGCGGCTCCTTTACCAG TGAGGAAGCACAGGAGTACATTAATGTCGGCGCAATCAACTCGTTGTTCGTTCTGGGTCGCAGCATAGGATTTATTGGCCACTACATGGACCAGAAACGTCTCAAACAGGGCCTGTACCGTCATCCGTGGGACGACATCTCATACGTCATTCCCGAGCAGTACAACTAA